In Spirochaetaceae bacterium, one genomic interval encodes:
- a CDS encoding AAA family ATPase, with translation MNGNGDPRLVTRIALRNYKSIAACDVQLAPLSFLVGPNGSGKSNFLDALRFVAEALRFSLDHGR, from the coding sequence ATGAACGGAAATGGGGATCCACGGCTGGTGACCAGGATCGCCCTGCGCAACTACAAGAGCATCGCGGCGTGTGACGTGCAGTTGGCGCCGCTGTCCTTTCTGGTCGGCCCGAACGGTAGCGGCAAGAGCAACTTCCTCGATGCCTTGCGCTTCGTTGCGGAGGCGCTGCGCTTTTCGCTCGATCACGGTCGGTGA